The Bacteroidia bacterium genome contains the following window.
AAGCTACAAAAGTAAATGTGCCTGAAATGGCTTTATGCCGTTCCTCTGCATACATGTTTTCCACAAAAACATCTACCCTTACATCTAAGCTAGTACGCCCAATTTTAGTTACCTTTGCTATCAATTCAATGATACTACCCGCTGGAATCGGTTTTTTGAAATCAATACGGTCAGAAGATACCGTTACTACTACTTTGCGCGTAAAACGCGTAGCGGCAATAAAAGCTACCTCATCCATAAGCTGCATAGCCATACCGCCAAACATGGTATGATAATGATTGGTATCACTCGGAAATACAGCCTTAAAAACTCGAGTCTCTGATTGTTCTATTTTTTGTTGAAGATACTCTGTCATATTTTTTCAAGAAAACAACTTGTGCAGCATGTAATTTAGCTATTTCAAAGCAAATAAGAACACGGTAAAAACTTCATTTGTGCCCCAAAAGTAGTCAAAATTTATTTTTAGTATCATAAACTTTTTTACTTTTCTTTTAGGTTAAGAATGCGTATATTTGCCTATATGAAGGGCAAGATTTGGCGAAGTGTAGTAGTAGGATTGTTTATTTTTGTATTTAGTGCTTGCCAACGCAAAGAACCTGAACCTATGCAAGTCCCCTATAAACTCAATATCCCTCCTGGCTTTCCGATACCAAGAATTCCCGCAGATAACCCTCTTACTGCTGAAAAGGTAGAGCTAGGTAGAAAACTTTTTTACGACCCTCAACTTTCTAACGCCCGAACTATTTCTTGTGCTTCCTGTCATATTCCAGAATATGCCTTTGCAGATACGGCGCGTTTCTCTCGCGGGGACAAAGGGCAAATTGGCAAAAGAAATGCACCTAGCTTAGCCAATGTAGCTTACCAAACAGAACTATTTTGGGATGGAGCTAATCCAAGCTTAGAAAAACAAATTTTAGCCGTTTTGCTCAATCATGACGAATTTGATATTGAAATTACAGAAGTAGAAAACCGTATCCGCGCAGATGAAAGCTATAAGCCTCTATTCCAAGCAGCTTTTAATGGAGTAATTAACATTACTACCATTACCCAAGCGATAGCATCTTTTGAACGGACTTTAATTTCAGGAAACTCAAAATACGACAAATATCTTCGCGGACAAGCTACTTTGACCCCTTCCGAACTCAATGGCATGAGACTCTTTTTTGATGAAAAAGGAGAGTGCTTTCATTGTCATAACGGCTTTAATTTTACAAACTTCAAATATCACAACACAGGTTTAGACTCAATTACCATAGATGAAGGGCGATACAGAACCACAGGAATTGAAGAAGATAAAGGTAAATTCAAAACGCCTAGCCTGCGTAACGTTGCGCTTACAGCCCCTTACATGCACGATGGTAGATTCAAAACGTTAGAGGAAGTAATAGAACACTACAACAGAGGAGGAAAGAATCATCCTTATAAAGACGGTGATATTTTTCCACTTAATCTTACTGAACAAGAAAAAAAGGATATTGTAAATTTTTTAAAAACACTCACAGATGAGGAGTTTATTAACAATCCTGCCTTTAAAAGACCGTAAGTTTTTTGCTAAACTCGCTAAAAACTTCACGAAAGGAATTTTGCTTTTATTTCAGGAGTAGGCACGCGGCACGTGTCGTACTTGCCAAACCATTTATACCTATGCTTAGCTATGAAATCGTATATTTTGTTTCTTACAAAACGAGGTAAAATATAGCCGACTAGAAGAAGCTTGCTTATTCCTTTCAAGTGCTTGACTATTTTTAGCACAGCGTCTGATTTTTGATAAACTGTGTTATTTTCTATTAAGATAACACTATTTAAGTCCTTCAAATTTAATGAGTAAGGTTCTAATAATTTTTGAGCTATCTCAGATTGTAGGTGAGCAAACACAAACCGATCTCTGTAATCGTGGTCAAAAATGTAAACAATCGTTTTATTACATAATCCACAAACTCCATCAAACAGGATGATAGATTTTTGCACAATGAATATACGTTTAATACTTGCAAATTTAGTCAAAGTATTGTATAAGTTTTCATAATTTTGCGCTCTGTATGCAGTCTATACGTAACGTAGCTATTATTGCTCATGTAGATCATGGTAAAACTACCTTAGTGGACAAGATACTTCACACGGCTAAACTGTTTAGAGATAATGAAGAAACAGGCGAATTGATATTAGATAGCAATGAGTTAGAAAGAGAGCGCGGCATTACAATTTTTTCTAAAAATGTTTCTATTGTGTATAAGGATGTTAAAATTAACATTATTGACACACCTGGGCACAGTGATTTTGGGGGCGAAGTAGAACGCGTGCTTAAAATGGCAGATGGCGTACTACTTTTAGTAGATGCTTTTGAGGGACCTATGCCCCAAACTCGTTTTGTGCTGCAAAAAGCTTTAGCTTTGAATTTGAAACCTATTGTCGTCATAAATAAAGTAGACAAACCTAATTGCAGACCTGAAGAAGTCCTAGAAGAAGTTTTTGAGTTATTTTTTGCCTTAAATGCCACAGAAGAGCAGCTAAATTTTCCAGTAGTCTATGGTTCAGGTAAAAACGGATGGATGGGACCTGACTATAAGAATCCTACTCAAGACATGACTTATCTACTGGATGTAATTATCAAAGATATTCCACCTGCACCTTCGTATGAAGGAAAACCTCAAATGCAAATCATGGCACTAGATTATTCTGCTTATGTGGGTAGAATTGCTATTGGGCGAATTTTTAGAGGCACATTGCGCCAAAATATGCCTATTTCCTTAGTTAAAAAAGGAGGTAAAGTAGTACGCTCACGGATAAAAGAACTACAAGTTTTTGAAGGTTTAACAAAAAGAACTGTTAGTGAAGTAGCCGCAGGGGATATCTGTGCCGTAATAGGTATAGAAAATTTTGACATTGGTGATACGATTACAGATTTTGATGAACCTGAAGCTCTTCCTGAAATAGAAATAGATGAACCTACTATCAGTATGCTATTCACTGTAAACAATTCCCCATTTTTTGGAAAAGAGGGCAAGTTTATTACTTCTCGCCACTTACGCGAACGGCTTTTCAAAGAAACTGAAAAGAACTTAGCCCTGCGTGTACAAGAAACTGATTCACCTGATGCATATTTGGTTTTAGGCAGGGGAGTTCTACATTTATCCGTTTTGATTGAAACTATGCGCAGAGAAGGCTATGAATTACAAGTCGGACAGCCCCAAATTATTATCAAAGAAATCAATGGACAAAAGTGCGAACCTGTTGAAATTTTATACATAGATGTACCTGAAACTTTTTCAGGTACAGTCATAGACTTAGTAACTCAACGAAAAGGTGAGCTGTTAGTAATGGAACCTCGTGCAGACCTACAACATTTAGAATTCAGAATACCTTCAAGAGGACTGATAGGTCTGCGTTCTATTTTACTTACTGCCACGCAGGGCGAAGCTACTATCAACCATCGTTTTGATGCTTTTGAACCTTACAAAGGTCAAATACCTGAACGCCAAGCTGGGGTACTAATTGCAAAAGAAACAGGTGTAGCTACCGCCTATGCTATTGACAAGCTTCAAGATAGAGGCATCTTTTTTATTGAACCAGGTGAAGTAGTTTATGGAGGTCAAATTGTAGGGCAGCATATTCGTGATAACGATTTAGTAGTCAATGTATGTGAGGAAAAGAAATTGACAAATATTCGTGCTTCTGGGTCAGATAAAGCAATAAAAATTGCTCCCGCTACTAAGCTCTCTTTGGAAGAGTGCTTAGAATACATTAACAAAGATGAATACGTGGAGGTTACACCTAAATCTATACGCATGAGAAAAATACTTCTAGATGAAAATGATCGCAAGCGAGCATCTAAAAAGAACGCATAGATAAGGTCATGCAACTTTTTGTGTATCCTGTTGAGGTTTAATAAAATTCAAATTCCAAACCATAATTGTTTTATCATCGCTACAAGAAATCAAATGTTTATGCCAAGAAAGTTTATTAACAGAAGTGAAATGGCTTTGATTTCGTGCGCGGTCAATTACTTTAAGTAGCATAAAAGTATTGGCATCCCATATTTTAATCGTCTTATCTGCACTTGCAGTAGCAAAATATTGACCTTGTGGGTCAAATACAATATCGTTAATAGCAAATAGATGAGCAACTATATCTTGGTACAAAGTGTAACTCTGTTTTACATTCCATATTTTTAATCGCGCATCGCGACTGCCCGAGAGTAAATAATTTTCGCAGGGTGAGTACTTTACACAAAATACTGAATTCGTGTGCCCTTGCAAAGTGTGTATGACCTTAAAATGTGAAGCGCTATCCAAAATGTAGATATTTTGATCACTGCACGCTACTGCTACATGCGAAGTATTTTGAGAGATAGCTATGCTGCGTATATTTTTGAGATTGGCTTGGGGCTGGGCTAAGCGAATGTGATACATTAGTTTGTAGTCTATGAGATTAAAAATAGACAAGTATCCATCTCCTGTACCTACGAAAACAAAGTTTTGTCGTGGGTCTATTTCTATACAAAATACAGGCATTGAACTGACTTGGATAGATTTTACATGTGTCTGTTTGTCAATATCTATTATGTGAACAATGCCCTGTTTTTGTCCTATCCAAAGTGTTTTTGTAATTGTATCTTCTGCAATGGCATAAATAGAAGCACCTGCTTGGGCAAGCACTCTATCTCCTTCGTAAGTGTCTGTATTCCACCTGGCTAGCCAACCTTCTCCTGCGCCTGAATAAATGTACTTGCTATCTGCGCTGTGTTTGACGGTATATACGCAATCTTTGTGTCCTAACAGGTCAGTTACTTTTTCTACAAGAACTTTTGTCCTTTCAATAGTGGTCATAAGGTAAGCGCTACTTAACTGCTATAACAGAAATTTCTACATTTACGTTCTTTGGTAGTTTAGAAACTTGTACAGTTTCGCGTGCAGGTGGATTGTTTGGAAAATAGCTACCATATACTTCATTGACCGCAGCAAAATTATCCATGTTGGTCAAAAATATAGTGGACTTGACTACATTTTCAAAGGAATAACCTGCTTTTTTGAGAATACCTTCTATGTTTTTCATTACCATTTGTGTTTCTAGCTTGATATCATCCATCACTAATTGATTATTTGCAGGGTTAATAGCAATTTGACCTGATACAAATAACATGTTGCCTACTTGTACCGCTTGGCTATAAGGTCCAATAGGTGCAGGGGCTTTGTCAGTTAAGATGATATTCTTTTCTGTTGCCATAGATTTTTCGGTTTTAGTATTTTGTGCCAAAGTTAAGCTTTTGTTGAATACAAGCAGTAAAATAAATATAACCATTGTGATACCTGCCCCTATCATTAGTCCAAGAAAGAATTTCATAGTCATTCAAATTTATCCCAAAATTAGAAACATTTTGTTTTTAATAGACTGCTCGGCACTATCTGTCTGCTAAACTTAATATGTTTTTTTCTATGGCTTGTATAGCGGTTTCAATCATTTGTGGTTGTACGTATCCCATGTGTGCAATTCTGATAATTTTATTTTTCCACTGACCTTGTCCATTGCCCAATAAAATTCCTGTTTCTTGATATACAGCACTTATGATTTGGCTAGCTGATATGTTTTGAGGAAGGTAAAAAGCTGTAAGGCTATCGCAAGGTTGCTTGCTGCACAATTCCAAACCTAGCTTTTGTACTTCATTTCGAGTGTATTGGGCTAAGGTATGCGTAGTATTCCATACTTGGGGCAGACCTATATTAAGTAAGTATTTCAATGACATATATACAGCCATTAAGATTTGAGTAGCAGGAGTAAATGGAGTTAAGTTTTTTGCATCGTTTTCAAGGTATTTTTGTAGGTTGTAGGCATAGCCACAAGGTTGGGCGTGTTCTATGTATCTTTGACTAATGGATACAAAGCTCATTCCTGGCGGACATCCAAGTGCTTTTTGGGAGGAAGTTATAGCTGCGTCTATTTCCCAAAGTTCTGTATAAAAAGGCATGGCGCCCACACTAGTTATACCATCTACTAAAATTAACACATCAGGGCGAAGTTTTCGGGCATAAAAGGCTATCTGTTCAA
Protein-coding sequences here:
- a CDS encoding acyl-CoA thioesterase, which gives rise to MTEYLQQKIEQSETRVFKAVFPSDTNHYHTMFGGMAMQLMDEVAFIAATRFTRKVVVTVSSDRIDFKKPIPAGSIIELIAKVTKIGRTSLDVRVDVFVENMYAEERHKAISGTFTFVALDENKRPCPVL
- a CDS encoding c-type cytochrome — encoded protein: MKGKIWRSVVVGLFIFVFSACQRKEPEPMQVPYKLNIPPGFPIPRIPADNPLTAEKVELGRKLFYDPQLSNARTISCASCHIPEYAFADTARFSRGDKGQIGKRNAPSLANVAYQTELFWDGANPSLEKQILAVLLNHDEFDIEITEVENRIRADESYKPLFQAAFNGVINITTITQAIASFERTLISGNSKYDKYLRGQATLTPSELNGMRLFFDEKGECFHCHNGFNFTNFKYHNTGLDSITIDEGRYRTTGIEEDKGKFKTPSLRNVALTAPYMHDGRFKTLEEVIEHYNRGGKNHPYKDGDIFPLNLTEQEKKDIVNFLKTLTDEEFINNPAFKRP
- a CDS encoding thiol-disulfide oxidoreductase DCC family protein is translated as MTKFASIKRIFIVQKSIILFDGVCGLCNKTIVYIFDHDYRDRFVFAHLQSEIAQKLLEPYSLNLKDLNSVILIENNTVYQKSDAVLKIVKHLKGISKLLLVGYILPRFVRNKIYDFIAKHRYKWFGKYDTCRVPTPEIKAKFLS
- the typA gene encoding translational GTPase TypA translates to MQSIRNVAIIAHVDHGKTTLVDKILHTAKLFRDNEETGELILDSNELERERGITIFSKNVSIVYKDVKINIIDTPGHSDFGGEVERVLKMADGVLLLVDAFEGPMPQTRFVLQKALALNLKPIVVINKVDKPNCRPEEVLEEVFELFFALNATEEQLNFPVVYGSGKNGWMGPDYKNPTQDMTYLLDVIIKDIPPAPSYEGKPQMQIMALDYSAYVGRIAIGRIFRGTLRQNMPISLVKKGGKVVRSRIKELQVFEGLTKRTVSEVAAGDICAVIGIENFDIGDTITDFDEPEALPEIEIDEPTISMLFTVNNSPFFGKEGKFITSRHLRERLFKETEKNLALRVQETDSPDAYLVLGRGVLHLSVLIETMRREGYELQVGQPQIIIKEINGQKCEPVEILYIDVPETFSGTVIDLVTQRKGELLVMEPRADLQHLEFRIPSRGLIGLRSILLTATQGEATINHRFDAFEPYKGQIPERQAGVLIAKETGVATAYAIDKLQDRGIFFIEPGEVVYGGQIVGQHIRDNDLVVNVCEEKKLTNIRASGSDKAIKIAPATKLSLEECLEYINKDEYVEVTPKSIRMRKILLDENDRKRASKKNA
- a CDS encoding WD40 repeat domain-containing protein encodes the protein MTTIERTKVLVEKVTDLLGHKDCVYTVKHSADSKYIYSGAGEGWLARWNTDTYEGDRVLAQAGASIYAIAEDTITKTLWIGQKQGIVHIIDIDKQTHVKSIQVSSMPVFCIEIDPRQNFVFVGTGDGYLSIFNLIDYKLMYHIRLAQPQANLKNIRSIAISQNTSHVAVACSDQNIYILDSASHFKVIHTLQGHTNSVFCVKYSPCENYLLSGSRDARLKIWNVKQSYTLYQDIVAHLFAINDIVFDPQGQYFATASADKTIKIWDANTFMLLKVIDRARNQSHFTSVNKLSWHKHLISCSDDKTIMVWNLNFIKPQQDTQKVA
- a CDS encoding RidA family protein, translated to MATEKNIILTDKAPAPIGPYSQAVQVGNMLFVSGQIAINPANNQLVMDDIKLETQMVMKNIEGILKKAGYSFENVVKSTIFLTNMDNFAAVNEVYGSYFPNNPPARETVQVSKLPKNVNVEISVIAVK
- a CDS encoding alanine--glyoxylate aminotransferase family protein; its protein translation is MISLTPGPTPIPDFITQVLQQPLLYHRSEKFKELYSETTDLLRKYFLASKEHRILCITGSGTNAMELLVANLPLSKKLLIPTFGKFSQRWAEIAAAYSFDYTILNYAWGDYPKVSDIIAALEKDPSIQVLCLTHSETSTATRIDVEQIAFYARKLRPDVLILVDGITSVGAMPFYTELWEIDAAITSSQKALGCPPGMSFVSISQRYIEHAQPCGYAYNLQKYLENDAKNLTPFTPATQILMAVYMSLKYLLNIGLPQVWNTTHTLAQYTRNEVQKLGLELCSKQPCDSLTAFYLPQNISASQIISAVYQETGILLGNGQGQWKNKIIRIAHMGYVQPQMIETAIQAIEKNILSLADR